In one window of Phoenix dactylifera cultivar Barhee BC4 unplaced genomic scaffold, palm_55x_up_171113_PBpolish2nd_filt_p 001282F, whole genome shotgun sequence DNA:
- the LOC120108340 gene encoding glycosyl hydrolase 5 family protein-like produces the protein MKIPMRPLLYLLLLSFLPSNSLQARLATSSPSLPLSTSSRWIVDGNGRRVKLACVNWAAHLEAAAAEGLGKQPLDTISRRVVALGFNCVRLTWPLYLLTNASLGSLPLRASLAGLGLLESAAAVAVNNPALLDLPLLQAFQAVVSNLASNNIMVILDNQISKPGWCCSKFDENGFFGDKYFDPDEWLRGLTMMATMFNSSANVVGMSLRNELRGPKQNISLWYRYMQIGAEAVHAANPDLLIILSGLDYDKDLSFLSEKQVKLTFTDKVVFELHWYGFSDGGDWENGNPNEVCGSVVDNMTKNGGFLLEQGWPLFLSEFGVDQSGRNMADNRFLSCFLSVAAELDLDWALWALQGSYYIREGQLGYDETYGVLGWDWCKARNSSFVNRIAALQAPFQGPGLSNNSPYDIIFHPLTGLCVVKKSSSKNLLELGLCANSEAWNYTAEQNVMLEGTKYCMLAKGAGRRARLGTGCGGSNSIWELISDSRMHVSSKLPKNGSTVCLDISQDGTIITNLCKCLSQDGTCNPDSQWFKIIRSTRERESQTTHLKLPSQA, from the exons ATGAAGATTCCCATGAGACCCCTTCtatatctcctcctcctctcattCCTTCCATCCAATTCTCTTCAGGCGAGATTGGCAACATCATCGCCGTCTCTCCCCTTGTCGACGAGCTCGCGATGGATCGTGGACGGGAACGGCCGGCGGGTGAAGCTGGCCTGCGTCAACTGGGCGGCGCAcctggaggcggcggcggcggaggggctGGGGAAGCAGCCACTCGACACCATCTCACGGCGAGTAGTCGCTCTGGGCTTCAACTGTGTCCGTCTCACCTGGCCACTCTACCTCCTCACCAACGCCTCTCTCGGCTCCCTCCCCCTTCGCGCCTCCCtcgccggcctcggcctcctcgagtccgccgccgccgtcgccgtCAACAACCCAGCGCTGCTGGATCTCCCTCTCCTCCAGGCCTTTCAG GCTGTGGTGTCAAATCTGGCCAGCAACAACATAATGGTCATACTGGACAATCAAATAAGCAAGCCTGGGTGGTGCTGCAGcaaatttgatgaaaatggCTTCTTTGGAGACAAATACTTTGATCCTGATGAATGGTTACGGGGCCTAACAATGATGGCAACAATGTTCAACAGTTCGGCCAATGTGGTTGGCATGAGCTTGAGGAATGAGCTCCGCGGCCCCAAGCAGAATATTAGCCTTTGGTACAG GTACATGCAAATAGGTGCAGAGGCAGTGCATGCAGCAAATCCTGATCTTTTAATTATACTATCAGGGTTAGACTATGATAAAGATCTCAGCTTCTTATCTGAGAAGCAAGTGAAATTAACATTCACAGACAAGGTTGTTTTCGAGCTACATTGGTACGGGTTCTCAGATGGTGGCGATTGGGAGAATGGGAACCCTAATGAAGTCTGTGGAAGTGTAGTGGATAACATGACGAAGAATGGAGGCTTCCTATTAGAACAAGGGTGGCCATTGTTCCTCTCTGAATTTGGGGTGGATCAAAGTGGAAGGAATATGGCTGACAACCGCTTCTTGAGCTGCTTCCTAAGTGTGGCAGCTGAACTGGATCTGGATTGGGCTCTGTGGGCATTGCAAGGGAGTTACTATATTAGAGAGGGGCAACTGGGATATGATGAGACCTATGGTGTGCTTGGCTGGGATTGGTGTAAGGCCAGGAATTCAAGTTTTGTAAATAGAATTGCTGCTCTACAAGCTCCCTTCCAAG GACCTGGTCTATCCAATAATTCTCCATACGATATAATCTTCCATCCATTAACTGGACTTTGTGTTGTAAAAAAGTCTTCATCAAAGAACCTGCTTGAGTTAGGCCTGTGTGCAAATTCAGAAGCCTGGAACTACACAGCAGAGCAGAATGTAATGCTAGAAGGCACAAAATACTGCATGCTAGCCAAAGGCGCAGGTCGGCGGGCAAGGCTTGGAACTGGTTGTGGTGgctccaattcaatttgggaACTAATTTCAGACTCCAGGATGCATGTTTCATCCAAGCTTCCCAAAAATGGCAGCACTGTATGTTTGGATATCAGCCAGGACGGTACTATCATAACTAATTTGTGCAAGTGCCTAAGCCAGGATGGGACATGCAATCCAGATAGCCAATGGTTCAAAATTATCAGAAGcactagagaaagagagagccaaACTACTCATTTAAAATTACCCTCCCAAGCATAG